ATGAAAACCACATTGTATCTCAAGTCGACATTCATAAAAACgagtgttatttttttccccttatttctgGAAAGCCAAAACGTGGGCAATGTTTGCCAGGCTTGAGAAAGACGGTTACGCTTGTAGCTCGCTTTGGGCACTTATCGACCAGGTGCTAAGACTGAAAATGTTCTTTCTAAGGCAGAACCACCCCTGCCTTTCCCCTGCAGCTGAGACTGATTGGCAGAAAATATCTGGCAGCAGTTGACTTCGCCTGCATCCCATCTTCTGAACTTTGAAATAAAACATCTCTGAACTCTTACTTAGGGTGAATGTCCTGCACCCCATGGAGGCCGGGCCCCACTAGGAGCTGTATGGTTTGCTGGTTGCAAAGTCTGTCTGATTAAGCAGTTCAAAGTTATGATAGCTGCTTATTAGTTTTCCCACTGTTGCATACACTAAACCAAAAATACTCTTCGAGAGCAAGTGAGAGGGTAGGAAGAGACCTGCCCTCGGATCATTAAAAATGATTCATAACAACTCAGGCCCCtgtgcctcttcctggcaatcaCTTTCTTAGTTGTAATCAGCCTTGGCTGCTTTAACAGCTTCAAAAGCAATTACTCCTTTCTCTGCATCTTCCCAGCTTTTCAGCTTAGCCGCTGATTGTGTCCTAGCCCTTTTGGAAACTGGCTTTCTATATGTGGAAACACACTGATTGAAAATGTGCCTCCCCATCCTCTGACTCTAAGAGAGTCAGTTTTAAAATAGGACACTTTCCGTTTGGGGTTTTCTACCTTTATTACATTTTTGCATTTGAGATCCAAACAAACCACTCTCTTATACCACACACAAGGCATCCATTCTTGTGATTTTTAAAGTGCATTTCCCCTTTGTgtacaaaaatatgtatttttttaaaaaaacctgtgGACCTTTCTCGACAAGGCACTTTTAGGCATGAAAATGAAGTTGAGTCTCCGGTTCTACATTCACATAGAAGTAAGAGCGGACTGCCACCATCACAGCTGTGTTCTTGGAGTCCTCACAGGTCCAGACGACTCTAGAAACTGATCAACAGGACTCAAAGCATCCACAGCGTTACAACTTGCACTCCGATGCTTTACAACCCTAACAAGGAAAAGCTGCCCGTCCGCACAGCTGTCTGTCCTTCTCCATTCAGATGTGTCCCACTTCAGGAGGTGAAGATACGCTGGCAAACTGTCTTCAGATGACCTGAGAGATCGCGTTGTAAGTATAACATCTTAGCCCCAATGTCCGTGGTCATTTCAGGAGACACAAGGACGTCAGAACCTCCCAGGGCAGAAGCCATGGTGCTTTCTCTAGCAAATCACATCCAGTCGAGGGCTTGGAAGGAAGGACACTGAAGTTTTCACTCACTGTCCATTGAGAGGGAAACCCTAGCCCACAGCACTTCTGAAAAGTGAGCAAATACTTTTGGGgggtttatacacacacacacacacatatatatagaagtCATTTAGTATCCCAGTGGCTCCAAGTAACGCTTGTTTTTAGAAATGTCAAATTATAGGCAAAGATCAAAACCACGAAATATTCTTTTAGCAGTTTAAAATTTACATCTTCAGAAAACATTGAAGGAGTAATATTTTGCCACCGTTCAGATTCAACCTTAGAAAATACACCCTACCCTGACTCTGAAATTGTTTTAATCTCTGGAGAACTATGTAACTTCACTGTTTCTCACCTGTAACAAGGAcacttgaagaaaaaaacaatctTGCCCAAATGCTACCATCTTCCAAGAAACACTGAAAGCTTATTGTATAAAATCTATCTTTAGAGCACCTAGTTTATTTATTGCACCTAATTTGCAAACACTCCCCAGGACACATGGGGGaataaatatgaaacagaaatgaagctGCCTCCCCGCCCCTGGACAGCTGCACCACTGGCAGAAGGCTGGTCctttgcggggtgggggggtggggaggcaagtTGGGAACGGGGCCACTTGTCATCATAACCAAGAGGGTCAGACCTACAGGTCAGGCTGCAGTCATGTCTCCAGATAAGAAACCTGTCCCTTTCTGAAGTGTGCAGACATATTCCTGCTGGCGAGCTAGGAACCAAGGAGAGAGCCCCTGGGAGCAGGTCCTGAGACCAGCTGTTGATATTCTGGAAGAGAACTGGCCCCAAAGCAGAcagcatgtgtgcgtgctaaatcacttcagtagtgtccaactctttacgactctatggactgtagaccgccaagctcctctgtctgtgggattctccaggcaagaacactggagtgggctgccatgccctcctccaagggatcttcccaacccagggatcaaacttctcTTAAgttttctgcattagcaggtgggttcctcACCACCAGCACCATGTGGGAAACCCAAGAGGAGACAGACTGACTGGTAAAGAGGAGATAGTGCTCTTCAGAGGCCGAAACCTCACTGCCTGACAATGCTGCCAGGGAGCTCGGGCAGGCACTTGCTTTAGTCAGAGAAGGGTCTTTCTTTGCCAGCAGGTAAGGACTTGCCCAGTGGGGTGAGCAACCCAGGTGCACTGGTGAGGGGGCTTGCAACCAGTGCCCCCAGCAGAAAAGCTGGGGTGAGctgggaggaaagaagggaagggggagggttTGTGGTTGTTTTGAAAGAGATACTTATCACTGAATTACCATATTTCAAATTTTGACATGGGAATGCCTTCAGATCACAATGACTGAAAACCATACAGAAGTCACTTGAGGCATTTTTCTTACTAACAGAGAAGGATCTGGTCATAAGGAAATGACAATACACTTTGTACCTTCCATAAAttgcaggaggagggaggggacttcttaaagcaaaataaattcatgacctgtataaaattaggtttgcttccaaatggtgTAGATTTACACTCTTGTATAACAATTCTGATCACCAGATTTGTAACATAGAGAGTCTTGTCTTTGTACCGGATGTAAGACATGCTTAGATAAAACCCAGTTCTGCCCAATGtcggaataagaaaaaaatgtgattgtCCCTTAAATTACATTAGCATGTCATCCCCCAGTGCTGGCCACCTGGGagagacataaaaaataaagcactagGTTGCAGACTAATCACAGCCAGTTTTAGGGATAAGAACTCTGGGGAACACCACTtaagagcattttaaaaaatcaaaacattttaaagttcgaaaaagaaaagaaaaaagaaacccaacCACAAAACTCTAGGAGCCAAGACACTTGAGATCTGCTCAATGCTGATTTACAAAAGCCACAGAAAACAGGAGGTCTCTTCCAACTGATCTGGAGAATGCAAGCAAAAGAAGACTCTTTGCTTGCAGAGTCCAGGGTCTGTGTCCCCAGATCTAGGGAGTGGGGCACCCCATCTCCTGCCTCCCCTTAGGAAGACCTCACTTTAGTAAGATCAGGCAGAAGAAAAACGAGACGGTCCTTTAATTAagttccaaaaataaaaacaaaacccaaaccttctacaaatacacatataaaagtactttttaaacaCTCCCAAGTACCAATGAATCTTGCCCAAGAAAAATCACAGGGTTTGGGAATCCATTGGACAAGGAAAGTCCCAGGAATTTCACAACAGTGTGAACCAACAGACTTGTAATGCTTTAGTCCAATATGGTTAAGAACAATGAGTCTATGATATTTCATAGACTCATTGTCTATGAAATTTACTGTTggcaaacagtaaaaataaaatctgagaacTTGGTGAGGTTTTTCTCCCCATCCCTTTCCACACCCACACACCATAAATAAGAACAACCAAATCAAAGTCCGTGGGGGCTGGTAAAATGTTGTTTACAACGTGGATGTTGTAAATCACAGTCAAAATACAACCAAATGTTTTCTGGAGGTGTGGAGGATATATTGAATCTGCAAATCCAAACATCCCAAACACGGCATAAATGATGACTTTCCAGGAAAAGAGATTCTAAAATCCTTTTGTGAAGAAAGAGACACGGGCAAGTCAGCTGAGCAAGTTACAACAAGTCTTGTAACCAAGCTGTCCAGTCACTCAGGGTAAGAGTGAGGGCTTAGAAAGCTCCCCCAAAGCCAAAAGGAGAAGCTAAGTGTCCCACTCATGCCTGTCCTGCTGGCATTAGCCTAGTGCGCCATTGGTGAGACCACCCAGGAACCAGCTGACTTCCCAGAGCTGGTGTGTCGTCCTCTGCTGGGCTGTCAAAGCGGGGTCAGAAAGAGGAAATGCCTGTCTCCATCACAAGTTGATCGGCCTGTATCATCTTTTCCTGAACATCAGCTGAACTGTGGAAGAAAACCAAGTGCACAAAAATGCAAAGATAAAGTGTGAAGCCCATGTAGACATAGGGCAGCTGCAACAGGTGAGAAGGCCCTGGCTGGGCGGCAAAGACCCCCAGAAGAGGGGCCACGGGGAGGACCTAGGGCTTGCCAGGGGACTGACTTCCCACACCCAAGAGGAGAGGGACTCCTTATCATTGAGCCAACATCCTCTGGCCTGGCCAGGGCTGCCCACAAGCCCGGGTCCTGTCCAGACCCTTTCCAGCATCATCCTCCTCAGACCCTCATTGCCAAACGGACCAGCACAGCCATCTCCTTCAAGCGTGAACCCAGTCCTGTGATCTAAACCTGGCTGTCTTGGTTGATTGAAGGAGAAAAGTGACTAGGATCCGTTATTTTCAAAACTGTGTCTGATGGCAGTTCAGCTTTTCTCTGGGCTTCCATCTCCACCCCAGGATGACTGCAGCTTGGCTCGTCCGCGCCCACTGAGCCCGGCTCCATCCCAGGCTGTCACTAGTAGTACGGCCCAAGCTTCTCGTATCCTAAATAACTAGGCCACTCCGGAAACAGACCGTAGGAACACCGAGGGCTTCCAAACTGGTCAAAGGCTATTTCAAAATCTGGTTCATTTGGCTGCTGGGCTGTTCCCTGGGTAGACTGCAGCTCCGCCCGGATGATCCTATAGTTTTTGCCTTTGTTGCTGTCCCAGTACGTCTGTCCATTGCACTCGTAGCACACAGCGAACTCCATCCTCTCGTAAGACTGAATTTTCTCAGGCAAGCTGATGTCAAAGGAGAACGTGTCCTTGTCTGAACCCGCGTACGTGTCCTTCACGTAGCAACAGGGAAAGTCTGTGAAGCTCTTCCAGGTGTCAAAGGTCATCCGGACTTTCACCGTCTTCTCGAATGCAAGGTTCTGCACCTTCACGGTGCCTGCAATGGACCTGTCCTTCAGAACGCAGTTCTCCAGGCACACGTGGTCGGTCTGAAGCCGATTTCTGAAGTCCAGGTAGTCTGCCGACGGCTGCGAAAAATCCAACACAAAGCTCTCGCTCTCCGCTGTTGTCAGGCTCACGATGCTGTCCAGGAGCTCGGTGATGTTCAGTGGAATATCTAAC
This portion of the Muntiacus reevesi chromosome 10, mMunRee1.1, whole genome shotgun sequence genome encodes:
- the PPP1R3B gene encoding protein phosphatase 1 regulatory subunit 3B isoform X2, with product MAVDIECRYSCMAPSLRRERFAFQITPKPSKPLRPCIQLSGKNETSGTVAPAVQEKKVKKRVSFADNQGLALTMVKVFSEFDDPLDIPLNITELLDSIVSLTTAESESFVLDFSQPSADYLDFRNRLQTDHVCLENCVLKDRSIAGTVKVQNLAFEKTVKVRMTFDTWKSFTDFPCCYVKDTYAGSDKDTFSFDISLPEKIQSYERMEFAVCYECNGQTYWDSNKGKNYRIIRAELQSTQGTAQQPNEPDFEIAFDQFGSPRCSYGLFPEWPSYLGYEKLGPYY
- the PPP1R3B gene encoding protein phosphatase 1 regulatory subunit 3B isoform X1 codes for the protein MRLPAEGAHLSPSPRSCCRRRCPCHPGADAAAGWRLRTSGLMSCTRVLACSSSPVMAVDIECRYSCMAPSLRRERFAFQITPKPSKPLRPCIQLSGKNETSGTVAPAVQEKKVKKRVSFADNQGLALTMVKVFSEFDDPLDIPLNITELLDSIVSLTTAESESFVLDFSQPSADYLDFRNRLQTDHVCLENCVLKDRSIAGTVKVQNLAFEKTVKVRMTFDTWKSFTDFPCCYVKDTYAGSDKDTFSFDISLPEKIQSYERMEFAVCYECNGQTYWDSNKGKNYRIIRAELQSTQGTAQQPNEPDFEIAFDQFGSPRCSYGLFPEWPSYLGYEKLGPYY